In the genome of Bacillus sp. S3, one region contains:
- the brnQ gene encoding branched-chain amino acid transport system II carrier protein, which produces MKFSGKQVVFISFMLFSMFFGAGNLIFPPFLGQSAGAHFWTALIGFIVSAVGLPILGVISVAMAGSFNDLNQRVHPVFALVFPFLIYIAIGPGLAIPRAGSLAFEMGVAPFLPEALMESPVSLFIYSILFFGLVTWLCMYPSKLIHLFGKLLTPILLALIAIIFIKSLIDPIGPHGAPKGNYQISPVFQGFLDGYLTMDALAALAFGIVIANTLTAQGVLDNKKRSVYMMYAGLGAGLLLTLIYLILGYLGAASSSLGQAENGAIILSNVMTYLFGQSGTLLLGIVFTLACFCVSIGLITSCSQFFSNALPRITYKMWVLIVAVLSTAIANLGLTQILQISVPILGMIYPIAIVLIFLGLFDNIVRGKRYIYISVIGFVAIFSLLDTVNKTFLGNKWSNAFGILPFYHEGIGWIIPALIGLIVGYLMGMFKGDTSFPEKTA; this is translated from the coding sequence ATGAAGTTTTCTGGAAAGCAAGTGGTCTTTATTAGTTTTATGTTATTTTCTATGTTTTTCGGGGCTGGCAACCTGATTTTTCCACCATTCCTTGGTCAATCGGCAGGTGCGCATTTTTGGACAGCTCTAATCGGTTTTATAGTTTCTGCGGTAGGACTCCCTATTCTAGGTGTGATTTCCGTTGCGATGGCTGGAAGTTTTAATGATTTAAACCAAAGAGTTCATCCTGTTTTTGCTTTGGTTTTTCCATTTTTAATTTATATTGCAATCGGTCCGGGACTGGCCATACCTCGTGCAGGTAGTCTTGCCTTTGAAATGGGTGTAGCACCATTCTTGCCGGAAGCTTTGATGGAAAGTCCAGTTTCCTTGTTCATTTATAGCATCCTCTTTTTTGGACTTGTCACATGGTTATGTATGTATCCTTCCAAGCTAATTCACCTATTTGGAAAACTTTTGACCCCTATATTATTGGCTTTGATTGCTATCATTTTTATCAAGAGCCTAATTGATCCAATAGGTCCCCATGGAGCACCTAAAGGGAATTATCAGATAAGCCCGGTATTTCAAGGTTTTTTAGATGGTTATTTAACCATGGATGCATTGGCAGCACTCGCTTTTGGGATTGTGATTGCCAATACTTTGACCGCACAGGGTGTCCTGGATAATAAAAAAAGATCAGTTTATATGATGTACGCTGGTTTAGGTGCAGGTTTGTTACTTACGTTGATTTATCTTATTTTAGGCTATTTAGGTGCAGCAAGTTCTTCATTAGGACAAGCAGAAAATGGGGCCATCATTTTATCTAATGTTATGACATATCTTTTTGGACAAAGCGGTACGCTTCTTTTAGGGATAGTCTTTACTCTAGCCTGTTTCTGTGTATCTATAGGTTTAATTACCTCGTGCAGCCAATTTTTCTCCAATGCTCTGCCAAGAATCACATATAAAATGTGGGTCCTGATCGTAGCCGTTCTTAGTACTGCTATTGCCAATTTAGGATTAACACAAATCCTGCAAATTTCGGTACCCATCCTTGGCATGATCTACCCAATTGCCATCGTTCTTATTTTCTTAGGTCTATTCGATAATATTGTTAGGGGAAAACGATATATTTATATCAGTGTAATCGGATTTGTGGCCATTTTTAGTCTCTTGGATACAGTAAACAAGACATTTCTCGGAAATAAATGGAGCAATGCTTTTGGAATCCTTCCTTTTTATCATGAGGGAATTGGATGGATCATACCGGCGCTAATCGGTTTAATAGTTGGCTATCTTATGGGAATGTTTAAAGGAGATACTTCTTTTCCTGAAAAAACTGCATAG